The following are from one region of the Dehalococcoidia bacterium genome:
- a CDS encoding thiamine pyrophosphate-dependent enzyme, producing the protein MSQVKDKIVGRPRLMTQARCSYCAGCHYGIVTRLVAEVMEELDVGGRAVGVVGPSCSAGLQWQLNIDWMSAAHGRGAPTATGIKRVHPDAVVFTVQGDGDLGAIGLGNTLHAMLRGEKLTTIFLNNACYGQTGGQMAPTTLIGMNSTTTTDGRQASREGYPIHVAELAAWMRGVVYSARWTVHTPANYRRAKQAVKIALQKQLDGVGFSLVELLCACPTNWALSAVDCLKYIDEKMIAEYPLGEFKNVDKIE; encoded by the coding sequence ATGAGCCAGGTGAAAGATAAAATCGTAGGTAGACCCAGATTGATGACCCAGGCCCGCTGCTCCTACTGTGCGGGCTGTCACTATGGAATTGTGACCAGGCTTGTCGCCGAGGTTATGGAAGAACTCGATGTGGGTGGCCGAGCCGTGGGCGTGGTAGGTCCCAGTTGCAGCGCCGGTCTCCAGTGGCAGCTAAATATAGATTGGATGTCAGCGGCCCATGGAAGGGGTGCTCCAACAGCTACGGGCATTAAGCGGGTGCATCCCGATGCCGTGGTATTTACCGTTCAAGGAGACGGTGACCTGGGAGCCATTGGCTTGGGCAACACTTTACACGCCATGTTGCGGGGTGAGAAACTGACTACCATTTTCCTGAACAACGCATGCTACGGTCAAACCGGTGGGCAGATGGCACCCACTACCCTGATAGGTATGAACAGCACAACTACCACGGACGGTCGCCAGGCCAGCCGGGAGGGTTATCCCATTCATGTAGCAGAGTTGGCTGCCTGGATGAGGGGAGTAGTCTACTCAGCACGCTGGACAGTACATACCCCGGCCAATTACCGGCGAGCCAAACAAGCAGTGAAGATTGCGCTGCAAAAACAACTTGACGGCGTAGGCTTTAGCCTGGTGGAACTACTCTGCGCTTGTCCCACTAACTGGGCGCTCTCAGCGGTTGATTGTCTCAAATATATTGATGAGAAGATGATCGCCGAATATCCGTTGGGCGAGTTCAAGAACGTAGACAAGATAGAGTGA
- a CDS encoding IS3 family transposase yields MMYRQATTPGWRDRRRSDLGRMRDWNLRIKAAHKRTRQTCGPDRLQCDLDEHGVHVGVCRIKRLRKKLGIRCKQTKKFKTTTDSKHALPVAENLLNQRFKVSKPNTAWVSDITYIPTGEGWLYLAGHKDLCTGEIVGYAMGERLTKSLVSQSLFRAVAAKRPAKGLLHHSDRGSQYCSYE; encoded by the coding sequence ATGATGTATCGGCAGGCTACTACGCCTGGTTGGAGAGACCGACGTCGAAGCGATCTCGGGAGAATGCGCGACTGGAACTTGAGGATTAAGGCAGCGCACAAGCGGACGCGTCAGACCTGCGGTCCTGATCGGTTGCAGTGCGATCTGGATGAACACGGCGTCCATGTCGGGGTATGCCGGATCAAACGCCTCCGGAAGAAGCTGGGCATACGCTGTAAACAGACGAAGAAGTTCAAGACCACCACTGACTCAAAGCATGCCCTACCGGTAGCAGAGAACTTACTGAATCAGCGGTTTAAAGTATCTAAACCTAATACCGCATGGGTGAGCGATATCACCTATATCCCGACAGGGGAAGGATGGCTGTATCTGGCCGGCCACAAGGATCTTTGCACCGGTGAGATCGTTGGATATGCCATGGGCGAACGGCTGACGAAGAGTCTGGTGAGTCAATCCCTGTTCCGGGCAGTGGCAGCGAAACGACCGGCAAAGGGACTGCTTCACCACTCCGATCGGGGAAGTCAGTATTGTTCTTATGAATAA
- a CDS encoding CoA transferase → MSDTANRRDQALSSYRVLDLTDEKGYLCGRILGDLGADVIKIESPQGDPGRNIGPFYKDMDDPEKSLLWFAYNYNKRGITLDITKDAGKEILKKLVRRADFLIESFPPGFLDGLGLGYEDLRQVNERLIHTSITPFGQDGPYRDYKGPDLIGMALGGYLYLTGDIDRPPVRISAPQAYLHASTDAAVGTLMAHYHAVSTGEGQHVDVSMQQSVVLLLMMARPYWELTGTYLKRTGSFRSGIGSGALQPQTWPCKDGCVSYAVFGGPQFAPFNRAMVKWLEMEGLADEFITSIDWDTVDMMTLDKGFHDAVSERISKLFLSHTKDELYQGAIAHGLMLYPGNSIEDLLASPQLQSRGFWVEVEHPELSDKITYPGSFAHISDTPCLIRFRAPCIGEHNETIYGQELGMLPHERIDLKMEGVI, encoded by the coding sequence GTGAGTGATACAGCAAATCGACGCGATCAGGCACTGAGTTCTTACCGTGTCCTGGACTTGACCGATGAGAAGGGCTATCTTTGTGGCCGAATTCTGGGTGATCTGGGCGCTGATGTCATCAAGATAGAATCGCCTCAAGGAGACCCGGGCCGCAATATCGGCCCCTTCTATAAAGATATGGATGATCCCGAGAAAAGCCTTCTATGGTTCGCTTATAACTACAATAAACGAGGGATCACGCTCGACATCACCAAAGATGCCGGAAAGGAAATACTCAAGAAATTAGTAAGACGTGCTGACTTTCTTATAGAATCTTTCCCTCCGGGATTTCTCGATGGCCTGGGACTGGGTTATGAGGACTTGCGCCAAGTGAATGAGCGACTCATACATACTTCCATCACCCCATTTGGGCAAGATGGCCCTTATCGAGATTACAAAGGTCCTGATTTGATCGGAATGGCGTTGGGAGGTTATCTATACCTCACGGGCGATATAGATCGCCCCCCGGTTCGGATTTCGGCGCCTCAAGCTTACCTTCACGCTTCAACGGATGCTGCCGTGGGTACGCTTATGGCGCACTATCACGCAGTATCAACGGGTGAGGGCCAGCACGTGGATGTCTCGATGCAGCAGAGCGTGGTTTTGCTGCTCATGATGGCCCGTCCCTATTGGGAATTGACGGGGACCTACCTGAAGCGAACTGGCTCATTTCGTAGCGGCATCGGTTCGGGTGCTCTTCAACCCCAGACTTGGCCCTGCAAGGATGGCTGTGTAAGTTATGCGGTCTTTGGAGGCCCTCAGTTTGCTCCCTTTAATCGAGCTATGGTGAAGTGGCTGGAAATGGAGGGGCTGGCTGATGAGTTCATAACATCGATAGACTGGGATACCGTTGACATGATGACATTGGACAAGGGATTCCACGATGCCGTCTCTGAACGGATTTCCAAACTGTTCCTGTCTCACACGAAGGACGAGCTTTATCAGGGAGCCATAGCGCATGGCCTGATGCTCTACCCTGGTAATAGCATAGAAGATTTGTTAGCAAGCCCTCAGCTTCAGTCGCGGGGTTTCTGGGTGGAAGTTGAACACCCAGAGCTGTCAGACAAGATTACCTACCCGGGCAGTTTTGCCCATATTTCGGACACACCATGTCTCATACGATTCCGGGCACCTTGCATCGGTGAGCACAACGAGACTATTTATGGCCAAGAATTGGGAATGTTGCCCCATGAACGCATTGATTTGAAAATGGAAGGTGTCATTTGA
- a CDS encoding 2-oxoacid:acceptor oxidoreductase family protein: MTMNKSFTVMIGGLGGQGALLFGRLLAEAGMAKYKNVLFFPNYGGLVRGGASECTVVLSDDNIASPVALEIEAAIAMSIPSLQSYERRLRPGGVLFFDKAVTPGKIGRQDIKVVDIPATQVAIELGDSRAANLIFLGAYLKATSVGSVELVDKVLEKKLGGGRREALLNLDKKALRRGTELV, encoded by the coding sequence ATGACAATGAACAAATCCTTCACTGTGATGATTGGCGGTCTTGGAGGGCAAGGTGCGCTTCTATTTGGGCGTCTTCTAGCTGAGGCTGGCATGGCCAAATACAAGAATGTGCTGTTTTTCCCCAACTACGGAGGTTTAGTGAGGGGAGGCGCTAGCGAGTGCACTGTAGTCCTCTCTGACGATAATATAGCCTCGCCTGTGGCGTTAGAGATAGAGGCAGCCATTGCTATGAGCATACCATCTTTGCAGAGCTATGAGCGCCGTCTTAGACCGGGGGGCGTGCTCTTCTTCGACAAAGCCGTTACTCCGGGAAAGATCGGCCGTCAGGATATCAAGGTGGTGGACATACCTGCCACACAGGTAGCTATCGAGTTGGGAGACAGCAGAGCAGCCAACTTGATCTTTCTTGGGGCCTATTTAAAGGCAACTAGTGTAGGCTCAGTCGAACTGGTAGACAAGGTACTGGAAAAGAAACTGGGTGGAGGCAGACGAGAGGCACTGCTGAATCTGGATAAGAAGGCACTAAGGCGAGGGACAGAGCTAGTGTAG
- a CDS encoding MMPL family transporter yields MIGSIMVKSWEYVKQHLTAVTIVAILLIILAGYGVSFVKTDVTAFSFANKNSEEGKRIDVLANSFGTDALVVFVVADPKDPHPMDTLLSEANLKAYAYCQQEISKIPELLYITTPAFYIGMTLQNPATPKDVPLKDLILDSKTGQINPAFAGAFINSQVAYFSTTFKGMPPQPVEKRVVNHIKEITKAAGFEGNVKVTTAGQPVWYIAVAKQINTALVRCMSVALILMLIILAILLRLRGSFLWRWLTLAVVLVAVLYTFGIAGALDFKTTFVSMAMFPILLGLGVDYAIQFQNRYEEESLKGETADEGIRHTFMHVGPPIFIAIIVTVLAFLAMRISGTPMIRSFGSMLAIGIIVSFVVATLLLMSILYRRDRNKKPVTAEEAAKTSVGILERQLRKVTPLLNKYAVIIIPVFLALTIAGWAVDHRIPTTNAGDSYVNKNTKDMKEYGLLTTYFGGTIPFDIVVEADDVTDPEVINYVMAKEAEILQTYSPKTSGAGHVVLSCTSLGDVISGFGTLPDTKEGMNNLLAMLPDTLKRNFITPDHKKLHILVMTSTIEASSLGPLGKGLRTEVFANPPASVDKVLVTGSTMDIAVLLDKNLNDARNRITYVGIGLIFVALLVLMKLRIFRIISALLPIVLILGWSSGIMYLLGLKITIFMATMPAQIVAIGTEFTLLILYRYYEERDKGEGPDEAMSIAMTKIGRAILVSGLTVAGGFAALITATNLPILSNFGVMTVIDVLLCLVSSLLVMPAIVLWFDKRFRKDKDAFPSKA; encoded by the coding sequence ATGATTGGCTCAATAATGGTAAAGTCATGGGAATATGTCAAGCAACATCTTACGGCGGTGACGATTGTTGCTATACTTCTAATAATACTCGCGGGCTACGGAGTGAGCTTTGTCAAGACCGATGTCACCGCATTCAGTTTCGCTAACAAGAACAGCGAGGAGGGCAAGAGAATTGACGTCCTCGCCAATTCATTTGGGACCGACGCACTGGTGGTTTTCGTGGTGGCGGACCCAAAGGACCCTCATCCGATGGATACGCTTCTGAGCGAAGCTAATCTGAAGGCTTATGCTTACTGCCAGCAGGAAATATCCAAGATCCCCGAGCTTCTTTATATCACTACCCCGGCCTTCTACATAGGCATGACGTTACAGAATCCCGCCACCCCAAAGGACGTGCCGTTGAAGGACCTAATTCTCGATTCAAAGACCGGCCAGATAAATCCCGCCTTTGCCGGTGCGTTCATAAACTCTCAAGTCGCATATTTTAGCACGACCTTCAAAGGTATGCCGCCTCAGCCTGTTGAGAAACGCGTCGTCAATCACATCAAGGAAATTACCAAGGCCGCAGGCTTCGAGGGAAACGTCAAAGTCACTACGGCTGGACAGCCGGTGTGGTACATTGCCGTAGCCAAGCAAATCAACACTGCGCTGGTCAGATGCATGTCAGTGGCACTCATCCTGATGCTGATCATTCTCGCCATCCTTTTGCGGCTGCGCGGCTCCTTTTTGTGGCGGTGGCTGACACTGGCTGTGGTGCTTGTTGCGGTTCTCTATACGTTTGGAATAGCCGGAGCGCTGGACTTCAAGACCACTTTCGTGTCCATGGCGATGTTCCCCATCCTGCTCGGACTGGGGGTCGATTATGCCATCCAATTCCAGAACCGGTATGAGGAGGAATCGCTGAAAGGGGAGACGGCGGATGAGGGTATTCGGCATACCTTCATGCACGTCGGGCCGCCGATCTTTATCGCCATCATCGTCACCGTGCTGGCCTTTCTCGCCATGAGAATCTCGGGAACGCCGATGATCAGGAGTTTCGGCTCGATGCTCGCCATCGGCATAATCGTCAGTTTCGTTGTGGCCACGCTGCTGTTGATGTCGATTCTGTATCGGCGTGACCGAAACAAGAAGCCGGTGACCGCTGAGGAAGCTGCCAAGACATCCGTAGGTATCCTCGAAAGACAACTAAGGAAAGTCACCCCCCTCCTCAACAAATACGCGGTCATCATCATTCCTGTATTCCTGGCACTTACCATAGCCGGATGGGCAGTGGATCACAGGATTCCGACTACTAACGCAGGAGATTCCTATGTCAACAAGAACACGAAGGATATGAAGGAATACGGCCTTCTGACTACATATTTTGGTGGCACCATCCCGTTCGACATCGTTGTAGAAGCCGATGATGTGACCGATCCCGAGGTGATCAACTATGTAATGGCAAAAGAGGCTGAAATCCTGCAGACTTACTCACCCAAGACTTCTGGCGCAGGCCATGTTGTCCTCAGTTGTACCAGCCTCGGCGACGTTATAAGCGGCTTCGGTACACTACCCGATACCAAAGAGGGGATGAACAATCTCTTGGCCATGCTGCCGGATACGCTGAAGCGCAATTTCATCACTCCCGACCACAAAAAGCTCCATATTCTGGTTATGACGAGCACCATCGAAGCCTCCTCATTGGGGCCCCTTGGGAAAGGATTACGGACAGAAGTCTTCGCCAATCCTCCGGCGTCTGTCGACAAGGTGCTCGTCACCGGGTCCACCATGGACATAGCGGTATTGCTTGACAAGAACCTTAATGATGCTCGGAACAGGATCACCTACGTTGGCATCGGCTTGATCTTTGTAGCCCTCCTAGTCCTGATGAAGTTACGGATTTTCAGGATCATCAGCGCCCTGCTCCCGATCGTCTTGATCTTGGGCTGGTCCAGCGGCATAATGTATCTGCTGGGTCTGAAGATTACCATCTTCATGGCGACCATGCCTGCACAGATTGTGGCTATCGGCACTGAGTTTACACTCCTGATCCTATACCGATACTACGAGGAGCGGGACAAGGGCGAAGGGCCTGACGAGGCCATGTCAATCGCCATGACCAAGATCGGACGGGCTATCCTAGTCTCCGGTTTGACGGTGGCAGGCGGCTTTGCGGCACTGATCACTGCCACCAATCTGCCTATTCTGAGCAACTTCGGCGTCATGACGGTAATCGACGTGCTGCTATGCTTGGTTAGCAGTCTGTTGGTAATGCCGGCGATTGTGCTATGGTTCGACAAAAGATTCCGCAAAGATAAAGATGCCTTCCCATCAAAGGCGTAA
- a CDS encoding CoA transferase, with protein sequence MNQSRGREALEGLKVVDFGWFVAGPMMTKFLADNGATVVLVEGGLSKVQALRTGSPFKDKKPGVNRSGYFAMYASGKYSITLNLSHPRGLDIAMRLVAWADVVAESFRPGVMKELGLDYDRLKTVNPSVIMVSSTNQGQTGPQARQPGVGTQLVSLAGFTEITGWPDRVPAQPFGAYTDVIAPRFGVVAILAALDYRRRTGKGQYIDLSQYEAGIQFLAPAALDYSVNGRVLKRAGNECPYACPHNVYPCVGEDRWCAIAVFSDQEWQELCRLMERPELGQDPKFSTLGSRKQSEEYLDQIIGSWTRSHRAEELMDKLQSAGIAAGVVSNGRDLREDSQLKYRHHFWVIDHPEMGPHSYDGPPYLLSKTPASVKRSAPCLGEHNEFVCREFLEMSDEEFLDLIETGVFD encoded by the coding sequence TTGAATCAGAGCAGAGGAAGGGAGGCGCTTGAGGGGCTCAAGGTGGTCGATTTCGGATGGTTCGTCGCTGGCCCGATGATGACAAAATTCCTCGCCGATAACGGAGCCACCGTGGTTCTTGTTGAAGGCGGCTTGAGTAAAGTTCAAGCCTTGAGAACAGGCTCTCCATTTAAGGACAAAAAACCAGGGGTCAATCGCAGTGGTTATTTCGCAATGTACGCTAGTGGCAAGTACAGTATCACGCTTAACTTGAGCCATCCCAGAGGATTGGATATAGCCATGAGACTGGTAGCCTGGGCCGATGTAGTGGCGGAAAGCTTTAGACCCGGAGTAATGAAAGAACTAGGCTTGGATTACGATAGACTGAAGACCGTAAACCCGAGCGTCATCATGGTGAGCTCCACCAATCAGGGACAGACTGGCCCACAAGCGAGACAACCGGGTGTGGGCACCCAACTGGTGTCTCTGGCTGGCTTCACTGAAATAACGGGCTGGCCAGATCGGGTGCCGGCTCAACCCTTCGGGGCATATACCGATGTCATTGCTCCTCGCTTTGGCGTGGTAGCAATCTTGGCGGCTTTGGACTATCGTCGTCGCACGGGCAAAGGACAATATATAGACCTCTCTCAGTATGAGGCGGGAATACAGTTTCTGGCACCGGCAGCCTTGGATTATTCTGTGAATGGCCGGGTTTTGAAAAGAGCAGGCAATGAGTGCCCTTACGCTTGTCCTCATAATGTTTACCCCTGTGTTGGAGAAGACCGATGGTGCGCTATCGCGGTATTCTCAGACCAGGAATGGCAGGAATTGTGCCGGTTAATGGAGCGCCCCGAGTTGGGGCAAGATCCTAAGTTTTCCACACTTGGCAGCAGGAAGCAGAGTGAAGAATACTTGGATCAGATTATTGGATCATGGACCAGAAGTCATCGTGCTGAGGAACTGATGGATAAGCTCCAGTCTGCGGGTATAGCTGCGGGGGTGGTCAGTAACGGTCGAGATCTACGAGAAGATAGTCAGCTCAAATATCGGCACCATTTCTGGGTCATCGATCATCCCGAGATGGGGCCACACTCATATGACGGACCTCCTTATCTACTCTCAAAGACACCTGCTTCTGTCAAAAGGTCAGCTCCCTGTTTGGGTGAGCATAATGAATTCGTTTGTCGGGAGTTTTTGGAAATGTCTGATGAGGAGTTTCTCGATCTGATAGAAACAGGCGTTTTCGATTGA
- a CDS encoding transposase produces the protein MKGIPQGRYTKEFREEAVKLVTEGNLSLPKAARSLLLPPSTLGNWLKGYKAGKLGEVGKTQRPLTEIEMELARTKRELVETRMERDLLKKAAVYFAKESLPGTRW, from the coding sequence ATGAAAGGGATTCCACAGGGGAGGTACACGAAGGAGTTTCGAGAAGAAGCGGTGAAGCTGGTAACGGAAGGGAATCTGTCATTGCCGAAGGCTGCGCGGAGCTTGTTATTGCCGCCGTCGACATTGGGGAACTGGTTAAAAGGTTATAAGGCAGGCAAACTGGGAGAGGTGGGCAAGACACAGAGGCCTTTGACCGAAATAGAGATGGAACTGGCTCGAACAAAGCGGGAGCTGGTTGAGACCCGGATGGAGCGGGACCTGCTAAAAAAAGCAGCCGTGTACTTTGCGAAGGAGTCGCTGCCCGGTACGCGATGGTAA
- a CDS encoding nitronate monooxygenase, giving the protein MRGGHSGKIASTVSIPEAAEAVNIAVVAAGGFCDGKGLAAAFPEWIDMGIRFAITQERPMPVEIKKRYIEAKSEDAVTSTD; this is encoded by the coding sequence CTGCGGGGAGGACATTCTGGCAAGATAGCTTCAACTGTCTCGATCCCCGAAGCAGCAGAAGCAGTTAATATCGCAGTGGTAGCAGCAGGAGGATTCTGCGATGGTAAAGGCCTAGCCGCAGCCTTCCCTGAATGGATTGACATGGGGATAAGATTCGCAATTACTCAGGAGAGACCGATGCCGGTGGAAATCAAGAAGAGATACATAGAAGCAAAATCTGAAGATGCCGTGACGAGTACCGATTGA
- a CDS encoding IS110 family transposase has product MISQSGVPVSGIIVGVDTHKDEHVAVAITKLGARIGQRNVPTTMVGYMSLEGWANSLGEIDAFGIEGTGSYGAGLSRFLSDRGHRIIEVNRPDRSTRRRIGKSDPTDAEMAARAVLAGVAREEPKSGVDTVEMIRMIKSAKDSAMKARTQSINQMKALVFTSPVELRSALRDLTASQLIARCARWRPGKLLTVPSAAKYTLWSLARRHIQLTREIEALDVHLARLTAVFAPGLTQSFGIGPDTAAALLITAGSNPERLKSEASFAALCGVNPIPASSGKTNRHRLNRGGDRRANAAIHRIVIVRLRYDERTKAYLKRRTEEGKTKTEVIRCLKRYVSREVFAILHGLIKPNIVQCV; this is encoded by the coding sequence GTGATTTCTCAAAGTGGCGTTCCTGTTTCTGGAATCATTGTTGGCGTTGACACCCACAAGGACGAGCATGTGGCGGTAGCCATCACCAAACTTGGCGCTCGGATTGGTCAGCGCAACGTGCCAACAACCATGGTGGGATACATGAGCCTGGAGGGCTGGGCGAATAGTCTAGGGGAGATAGACGCTTTCGGCATCGAAGGCACCGGCTCCTACGGGGCCGGCCTGTCTCGTTTTCTGAGCGATAGAGGGCACAGGATCATAGAGGTAAATCGGCCGGACCGATCCACCCGCCGCAGGATCGGAAAGAGTGATCCCACTGATGCTGAAATGGCTGCCAGAGCTGTGCTCGCTGGAGTGGCCCGGGAAGAGCCAAAATCCGGTGTCGACACGGTGGAGATGATTCGGATGATCAAGAGCGCCAAAGACTCGGCAATGAAGGCTCGCACCCAGTCGATCAATCAAATGAAGGCGCTGGTGTTTACTTCCCCGGTTGAACTTCGATCTGCACTGAGGGATCTCACCGCTAGTCAACTGATAGCCCGTTGTGCGAGGTGGCGTCCTGGGAAACTGCTGACGGTGCCGTCAGCGGCTAAATACACTTTGTGGTCATTGGCCCGGCGTCACATCCAGCTTACCCGGGAGATAGAAGCTCTCGATGTCCATCTGGCGAGGCTTACGGCAGTGTTTGCCCCGGGACTGACGCAATCCTTTGGCATTGGACCTGACACTGCTGCCGCGCTCCTGATCACCGCGGGAAGTAACCCTGAGCGACTCAAATCTGAGGCATCTTTTGCCGCCTTGTGTGGGGTGAATCCGATACCTGCTTCATCAGGCAAAACTAATCGGCACCGCCTTAATCGTGGTGGCGACCGCCGAGCGAATGCCGCCATCCATCGAATAGTCATTGTAAGGCTCCGCTATGACGAGAGAACCAAGGCATATTTGAAACGGCGCACCGAGGAAGGGAAGACGAAAACGGAAGTCATCCGCTGCTTGAAACGCTACGTTTCTCGCGAAGTATTTGCTATTCTCCATGGCCTGATCAAACCGAATATCGTTCAATGTGTTTGA
- the vorB gene encoding 3-methyl-2-oxobutanoate dehydrogenase subunit VorB, whose protein sequence is MTERVLIDGNEAICRGALAAGCRYYFGYPITPQNEIPEFMSRELRKIGGVFVQTEDELSAINMLYGAAAAGARAMTSTSSVGISLMQETMSHMSTTETPAVVVDVARLGPGQGTIQTGQTDYLQATKAGGHGGYHVIVLAPASPQDCFDYIQLAFYLADKYRMETLVLSDFTIGRMAEPVELTPLEFRPLPEKDWALRGTAAKGGKRNIISSGHRLTFEIYGMGIPEIFSHFQAKYDNVAKAETRYITYLAEDAQLLLVAYGSSARIAEGAVNMARAEGIRVGLLRPITLWPFPKQALREQALRAGNVLVVEDSQGQLVEDVQCIVQGQVPVHLLGIWGRHDSSPSGMIHPERVLQEVKSLL, encoded by the coding sequence ATGACTGAGAGAGTGTTGATTGATGGTAACGAAGCCATTTGTCGTGGTGCTTTGGCTGCTGGCTGTCGCTATTACTTTGGCTATCCTATTACCCCCCAGAATGAGATCCCCGAATTCATGTCTCGCGAGCTCCGTAAGATAGGAGGCGTTTTCGTACAGACTGAAGACGAGCTGTCTGCCATCAATATGCTTTATGGGGCGGCCGCCGCTGGTGCCCGGGCCATGACCTCCACCTCGAGCGTGGGGATCAGCTTGATGCAAGAGACTATGTCACACATGTCGACTACAGAGACACCCGCGGTGGTAGTTGATGTAGCGAGGTTGGGTCCCGGCCAGGGCACTATTCAGACCGGCCAGACTGACTACCTTCAGGCCACCAAGGCAGGGGGCCACGGCGGGTACCATGTCATCGTACTAGCGCCAGCTTCCCCTCAGGACTGCTTCGACTATATCCAACTAGCTTTCTACCTGGCTGACAAATACAGAATGGAGACGCTGGTGCTCTCCGACTTTACTATAGGCCGCATGGCCGAGCCTGTGGAACTCACACCTCTGGAATTTCGTCCCCTGCCAGAGAAGGATTGGGCATTGAGAGGTACTGCAGCCAAAGGAGGCAAGCGCAATATCATCTCCAGCGGCCATCGCCTCACGTTTGAAATATATGGCATGGGTATTCCAGAGATATTCAGTCATTTTCAGGCCAAATATGACAACGTAGCTAAAGCCGAAACCAGGTATATCACCTACTTGGCGGAAGATGCCCAGTTGCTGTTGGTAGCCTATGGCTCCTCCGCCAGGATAGCTGAGGGGGCTGTAAATATGGCTAGGGCCGAAGGCATAAGAGTGGGCCTACTGAGGCCGATAACGCTGTGGCCCTTCCCCAAACAGGCCTTGCGAGAACAGGCCTTGAGGGCAGGAAACGTGCTGGTTGTTGAAGACAGCCAGGGTCAGCTGGTGGAAGACGTGCAATGTATTGTGCAAGGCCAGGTGCCAGTGCACCTGTTGGGAATTTGGGGCCGCCATGACTCCTCACCATCGGGTATGATCCACCCTGAAAGAGTATTACAGGAGGTCAAGAGCCTACTATGA
- a CDS encoding 4Fe-4S binding protein, whose protein sequence is MAKGEITVNAALCKGCGLCAEFCPRNCITIGAEKLNSTGTSIAVFSQAERCNACGICGWLCPEIGIEVYKFAELT, encoded by the coding sequence ATGGCTAAGGGTGAGATAACTGTTAACGCAGCACTGTGCAAGGGCTGTGGTCTGTGTGCGGAATTCTGTCCTCGAAACTGCATCACCATAGGCGCTGAAAAACTGAATTCCACAGGCACTTCGATAGCTGTATTTTCCCAAGCTGAGCGCTGTAACGCCTGTGGTATCTGTGGCTGGCTTTGTCCCGAAATCGGCATTGAGGTTTATAAGTTCGCCGAGCTAACATAA
- a CDS encoding IS3 family transposase, producing MRASMSRKGNCYDNAPMESFWGTLKQELINHCYYRTRQEAIRDITEYIEVFYNRQRRQARLGYMSPIAYEQSLYAGQLAA from the coding sequence ATGAGGGCATCGATGAGCCGGAAAGGGAACTGCTATGACAATGCGCCCATGGAGAGCTTCTGGGGAACGCTCAAGCAGGAGCTGATTAACCACTGTTATTATCGAACCAGGCAGGAGGCGATTCGGGACATTACCGAATATATCGAGGTCTTCTATAATCGGCAGCGTCGGCAGGCAAGGCTGGGGTATATGTCCCCGATTGCCTATGAACAAAGTCTTTATGCCGGACAACTGGCGGCATGA